The following proteins are co-located in the Schistocerca nitens isolate TAMUIC-IGC-003100 chromosome 2, iqSchNite1.1, whole genome shotgun sequence genome:
- the LOC126236012 gene encoding cofilin/actin-depolymerizing factor homolog isoform X1, whose translation MPASGVTVSDACKTTYEEIKKDKKHRYVVFFIRDEKQIDVEYIGERNATYDQFLEDLQKGGTGECRYGLFDFEYTHQCQGTSEASKKQKLFLMSWCPDTAKVKKKMLYSSSFDALKKSLVGVQKYIQATDMSEASQEAVEEKLRATDRQ comes from the exons ATGCCG GCTTCTGGGGTAACAGTGTCAGATGCGTGTAAAACTACatatgaagaaataaagaaagataagaaacatcgtTATGTTGTTTTCTTCATTAGAGATGAAAAACAGATTGATGTGGAATATATAG GTGAACGCAATGCTACATACGATCAATTTCTAGAAGACCTTCAAAAGGGTGGTACTGGTGAATGTCGATATGGTCTGTTCGACTTCGAATACACGCACCAATGTCAAGGCACTTCTGAG GCCTCGAAGAAGCAGAAGCTGTTTCTCATGTCCTGGTGCCCAGACACAGCCAAAGTCAAGAAGAAGATGTTGTACTCTTCTAGCTTCGATGCTCTGAAGAAATCGTTGGTTGGTGTGCAGAAGTATATTCAG GCCACAGACATGTCTGAAGCTTCTCAAGAAGCTGTTGAAGAGAAACTTCGTGCCACAGACAGACAGTAA
- the LOC126236012 gene encoding cofilin/actin-depolymerizing factor homolog isoform X2, with amino-acid sequence MASGVTVSDACKTTYEEIKKDKKHRYVVFFIRDEKQIDVEYIGERNATYDQFLEDLQKGGTGECRYGLFDFEYTHQCQGTSEASKKQKLFLMSWCPDTAKVKKKMLYSSSFDALKKSLVGVQKYIQATDMSEASQEAVEEKLRATDRQ; translated from the exons ATG GCTTCTGGGGTAACAGTGTCAGATGCGTGTAAAACTACatatgaagaaataaagaaagataagaaacatcgtTATGTTGTTTTCTTCATTAGAGATGAAAAACAGATTGATGTGGAATATATAG GTGAACGCAATGCTACATACGATCAATTTCTAGAAGACCTTCAAAAGGGTGGTACTGGTGAATGTCGATATGGTCTGTTCGACTTCGAATACACGCACCAATGTCAAGGCACTTCTGAG GCCTCGAAGAAGCAGAAGCTGTTTCTCATGTCCTGGTGCCCAGACACAGCCAAAGTCAAGAAGAAGATGTTGTACTCTTCTAGCTTCGATGCTCTGAAGAAATCGTTGGTTGGTGTGCAGAAGTATATTCAG GCCACAGACATGTCTGAAGCTTCTCAAGAAGCTGTTGAAGAGAAACTTCGTGCCACAGACAGACAGTAA